Genomic DNA from Alkalihalobacterium alkalinitrilicum:
TGTATCTAGTATATTTTTTTCAAAGAGTTCAAACTTTTCGTAACTTAGAATTTGATCAACTAGCCCCTTACTATATGTTTGACCAACATTGAATGCACCTAAATATTGATATTTATCTAATTGAAAAATAGGTTTCCATTTTTCCCATTCAGCCTGAATTTCTGGTGCTCCTCCCCAGTTGAAATATTGTCCAAGAAGAACACCCATATAATCAACATTTTGCATTTCTTTTTGGATAAATTCCTCAAAACCTCTCCTAGCAAACAAAGCATCAGAATCAAGATTAATTAAATAATCATAATTAAATTGTTCCTCTTGTAACCACTTCATTACTTCGAGCATATAAATTGTGGTAAAACCGTAATTCAACTTTTTACTAGATGGACACACAGGGTATCCTAAACCTTCACATAGACCTGGATCTCCAGACCCATTATATAAAACAATAAAACTATTCGGACAAAAGTAACGAATGTTTTCTAGCATATTTATTATGATTTCTTTTTTATTATGAACAAGTATAGCAAAACAAATTTTTTTACTGGCTTTTCTCGAATTATTTATGGTCAAGACTATGATCCCTCCTTAATAATTTAAGAATTATTATATTTATATTCATATATTTATTAATCGAAAAGACGTTTATCTAGAAATCGATCAAAATATTTGAGTGCCTGGAGTGCCTGGGGTCTGACCCAATGTCATCAAGATAAGTTTCCAATTAGTTCCCAATTAGTAACTCTCATGAACCACACAGTATTAAAATGAAAAATTCCAAACTATGATACTGAAAACAACTAAAAAAAGACAATAGGATGCCCGGGAGATGTTTTACATTTTTTTACATCACCCTAAGGCATCCTATTTTACTTCGTTAAATGCTATAATGCAGACTTCTGAACTAGCCCGTTTCTATTAGCTCGCAACCCCTTAGTACGTTTGAAACTTCTACCTGGTCTTATGGGAGTACGATTCCTTTTGATTTCGTCAAGCATTTGCTTATATAGCTTTTTACGTCGTCTTGGACTTTCCTCTAATATAATACGGACTAGATTAGCTTTCAGCTTACCGGTCAAAACGTTGGCGTTAGCTGTGTATTCATATTTTAGATCCTTTCCTTCTTGCTCTTTGGCAATCATTTCGTCAGCCTCTTGTTTAACTAGCGAAGCCATGTTTGCTAGAAACATGGTCGCATAAAAATCTTGTTCAACTGAAAGAGGAGTATCACCTGTAAACTTTTGAAGTTGAAGTTTATTTTTTAATTCATCATATTTTGTTTCAATTCTCCACCGCTTAAAATAGAGTGTTTTAAAATCCTGTATCCCAAATGTTTCATCTTCTATATTTGTGATGAGCAACTCATCTTCACCCGATGGCAGTGTAAACCGTATAGCCCTTAAGCGCATCACGCTCCCTTTTCTTTTAAGCTCAATTATTTGGTCAGGCACCGAAGATTTAATACTAGATTTATAATAATTGACAGGTGTTCTAATCATAAATTTTACATTTAATTCTATTAGATAAGCGAAAAAATCTAATGATGGATATCCTCGATCAAAAAGAAAAAGGTCGTTATTGTTCAAGTGATCTTTAAAGCTGTTCATCAGTTTGATAGCGACAGACCGTTCTCCATCTGTACATTTTGTAATCAAAGCCTTTACAATTAGATTATTTTCGGTATCATAGATACAGGATGCCATTGCGCGAGCCAGTTCTAAAGAACTGCCTTTCGAAACGCCAAAGGCATCCCTTAATCTTATGGAATTATTTATTTCCAAGATGGATGCATCGATAGCGAAAATACGAAACCCCATAAATTTTTTATAAGGATTTTCCTTGTAGTACCAATCCACAATGGTATCAAATAATTTTATAAATGCTTCCGGTTTAATCTTCTTTCTAGCCTCAGAAAACGCCTGTTTACTAATACTTTCCGTCCTATTTCCAAGAAGCTTAAAATAGTCATCCAGCTCAATCTGAAAGCTTTTTTTCACGAAATTGAGCATAAAAAGAATAGTGCTAATAAAATTTAATTTGTTTCTCCCTTCACGAGTAAAATAGGTTGGTTTGGAACGTGATTCACACTTAAAAACATAGTCATGTAGGACGTTCTGGGTTACCTCTACAGCTTCTAAAAACAGGCTTTTTGCCACAAAAAATCACCACTTCATCGTTGATATACCAAAAAATGGTATTCAGGTCGATTATTGTGGTGATTTTGAAAAGTCAAGTGGTTTTTCGTGCTGTTAATAATATTTTTATGACAATCTTATCCATTTACATATTTTGTAATCTTAAGTTGATGACATTGGGGTCTAGTATAGAAAATAGTTCAAGGAAATAAAAAAGGCCACCGTTTTCATTGTAAAATAGAAGGACCTACCACAGTACTTCCAGTTACAACACCTTTACTAAAGGAGATGAAAACGATGACTTATACATTATTGAACCATATTCAAGGGAAAAACGGAAGTCAGTGGGCAAAGTTTATAAGAGAAACTGGGACTGAAAACCTATTAATGGTGGCAATTGATGCGGCTAAGTATACACATAAAGCAATGATTTGTACGTTCTATGGGGATATATTAGTTAAACCGTTTGAGTTTGATGCGTCTCTAACAGGGTTAGACATAGTTAAAAAGCATATTCGGGAGGAAAGAGAAAAGTATGGTATGAAAGAGGTTGTGGTAGGAATTGAAACCACTGGGCATTATTACGAAGATCTTGTTCGTCGATGTCATAAAGAAGGATACCGTGTCCGAATCATAAATGCAGCGACAACGGACCAAGAAAGGCAAGCTCTCTTAAATTGGTCTAAAACAGATAATATTGATCTCATGGCTATTATACAGTCATTGATCCACGGGAGAGGAACATCTAGTGAGCTACGTTCAGGCAGTATAGGTTCTTTACAAAAATTAACTCGCGCACGCCGTGAATTAGTTGATGACCGGACTTCTACACAGAACTTAATTCGGATGCATATAGACCATGTATTTCGTGAATTCCAAGGAAAAAGTATTTGGGATAATGGAAAGCGAAAACATGTCCAACCCTTCTCTAAATTGTTTGGTAAAGCCCCGCGCTATATGATGAGACATTACCCACACCCTAACGATATTCTAGAACTGGGTAAAGAAGGGTTACGTGAGTTATCTATTCGTGAAAATTTGAAACTGCGTGATAGTACGATTGAATGTTTACTAGATTTTGCACAAAGCTCTATTTCTCAGCCTAAGGAGAATGTAGAGGTTGATATCTATCTTCTTGCTCAAAAATTAGACCGGTTAGAATTATTAGATAATCAAATTAAACGGTTAGAGAAGAAAATTGAAGACCTGTTTATCGAGACCCCTGGCGCTATTATTTTAGCTGTACCTGGAATAGGAGTTGTTACGGGTGCTGAATTCTATGCAGAAATGGGGGATATCACCGATTTTGACCATGCAGGACAACTAATAAAGCTAGCTGGTACAAATCCGATAGTCAAACAATCTGGAGGCCATAAACCTAGTTATTACGGCATTTCTAAACAAGGAAGGCGCCCGTTCAGAAACATTGTGTACCAGGTAGGAAAATCTTTAGCTGTCAATAACCCTGAGATGAGACAGAGATATTTGGCCCTGAAAGAGCGTGGGAAACACACTCGCCAAGCTTACGTTGCTTTAGGAAACCGTATGATACGTCTAGCCTTTTCAATGATTCGACATCAGTCATTATACCGTACTGATCAAGAAAACTATGTGTTAGTAGAAGTCATAAGAAATAAACTGCGAAGTCCCAATGTAGAAAAATTCTTTGAAAACTTTGTCTCACCAGGACTTACTCAATCTGCTTAAAAAAAGTATTAATACTCAACTTGAATGTATTAACGTTGGATATGTTAAATTCTCGTAGGTATAACTGAGGTCCTTTATAGCGATTTTTGTAAGACATTATCTTTGTCAAAATAAAACTCCCCTAGGACGTTAGATCACATTGTTATTGGTGTCTGAGGCAAAAGACCTCGTGGGTCAGCAGTATGGATCTTGTCCTACAAGTACGAATAATACGTGAAAAAATCTAAGTTTATATTTGCTAGGTGGTATCCTCTGTAGGATGAAAAAGCAAGATCCTTTCACGTTCTAGAGGAGTTTTATTATAAAGTTCTGTAGGTAGATGAATTCTATTACCGTATAATGGGAAAATAGAGTTTTACTTAAGGTCGGTCCTTTTTAGAGAAAATAACCACTTGACTTATTTACCATTATACGCTGACCCCCACTAGGGTAAAGCAATGCGTGGAGGGGGCTAGTGAACTACCCTCCAGCCAAGTGGACAGAACTCTTTTTAGGGGCATGGTGAGTGAATTTATTTGGAGCTATGACTCTGAATAATTTCTATTATCTCTTGACCAAACTGGTCAGCTTTCTTTGGCCCAATGCCATCAATTTCTAATAGGTCCTTCATTGTAACGGGTCTTTTTTGCAAGAGATTTTCTAGCGTGTTATTCGTGAATATGTAAAATGGCTTCACATTGAGTTCTTTTGCACGCCTCGCTCGAAAATCTGTTAGCTTTACCTTTAATTCTTCCAGGTTAGTATCTGCAGACTGAACCTTCTTCGACTTCCTTTGAGGGATAGTCTCTTTATGTTCAGAGCTTAATTGAACTTCGCTATCATTACCGTTCGTAGATGATGTTTCTGGCATTATAGTGCTTTGAATAACCGATAACAGAACTGTCACTGTGACTCCCCGAAGGTTTGTCGAAAGCTCCGAACAGAAAGGGTGCTGGCTCCCCAAGGTTTAAAGGTGATACTGTAAATTGCAAGAAAAAGCGGCCTCTCAGGCCGCTAAAACAGAAAAGCCATATTCCGCAGGCCCAGCATAGAAAATGAGGAAGCAGGAAGAACCGTCCCCAAGCTTCTCTCTTTGTCTAGAAATCGATAAATGAATAGAAGTTGAAAATAAATT
This window encodes:
- a CDS encoding IS4 family transposase gives rise to the protein MAKSLFLEAVEVTQNVLHDYVFKCESRSKPTYFTREGRNKLNFISTILFMLNFVKKSFQIELDDYFKLLGNRTESISKQAFSEARKKIKPEAFIKLFDTIVDWYYKENPYKKFMGFRIFAIDASILEINNSIRLRDAFGVSKGSSLELARAMASCIYDTENNLIVKALITKCTDGERSVAIKLMNSFKDHLNNNDLFLFDRGYPSLDFFAYLIELNVKFMIRTPVNYYKSSIKSSVPDQIIELKRKGSVMRLRAIRFTLPSGEDELLITNIEDETFGIQDFKTLYFKRWRIETKYDELKNKLQLQKFTGDTPLSVEQDFYATMFLANMASLVKQEADEMIAKEQEGKDLKYEYTANANVLTGKLKANLVRIILEESPRRRKKLYKQMLDEIKRNRTPIRPGRSFKRTKGLRANRNGLVQKSAL
- a CDS encoding IS110 family transposase, which translates into the protein MTYTLLNHIQGKNGSQWAKFIRETGTENLLMVAIDAAKYTHKAMICTFYGDILVKPFEFDASLTGLDIVKKHIREEREKYGMKEVVVGIETTGHYYEDLVRRCHKEGYRVRIINAATTDQERQALLNWSKTDNIDLMAIIQSLIHGRGTSSELRSGSIGSLQKLTRARRELVDDRTSTQNLIRMHIDHVFREFQGKSIWDNGKRKHVQPFSKLFGKAPRYMMRHYPHPNDILELGKEGLRELSIRENLKLRDSTIECLLDFAQSSISQPKENVEVDIYLLAQKLDRLELLDNQIKRLEKKIEDLFIETPGAIILAVPGIGVVTGAEFYAEMGDITDFDHAGQLIKLAGTNPIVKQSGGHKPSYYGISKQGRRPFRNIVYQVGKSLAVNNPEMRQRYLALKERGKHTRQAYVALGNRMIRLAFSMIRHQSLYRTDQENYVLVEVIRNKLRSPNVEKFFENFVSPGLTQSA
- a CDS encoding HRDC domain-containing protein — translated: MTVLLSVIQSTIMPETSSTNGNDSEVQLSSEHKETIPQRKSKKVQSADTNLEELKVKLTDFRARRAKELNVKPFYIFTNNTLENLLQKRPVTMKDLLEIDGIGPKKADQFGQEIIEIIQSHSSK